A single genomic interval of Actinomycetota bacterium harbors:
- a CDS encoding RsmE family RNA methyltransferase has product MTTPRFFVPKEKIASQLVTIEGEELRHLKNAIRPKAGDRAEVFDGLGNLYLVELTEVGKDRALGRQVLASTHEEKPAPTLTLCQSILKGPAMDLVIQKATELGVNGIYPVMTERSVVEISIKKGEDKVNRWQRIAIEASKQSKRLHIPKVFPIMGVNYLKSVISSLDFTILFWEEERLKTVKQIRDESGKPSSIGVIIGPEGGFPEGEVDLIKGLGAKVATLGKNILKAETAAIVALAVIAHEFGGDP; this is encoded by the coding sequence ATGACCACGCCTAGGTTTTTCGTACCCAAAGAGAAGATCGCCTCCCAATTGGTTACCATCGAGGGAGAGGAGCTGCGTCACCTAAAGAATGCGATCCGCCCAAAGGCCGGCGACCGGGCCGAGGTCTTCGATGGTTTGGGCAATCTCTATCTCGTCGAGCTAACAGAGGTCGGCAAGGATAGGGCGCTGGGCCGCCAAGTTTTAGCTTCGACCCATGAAGAGAAACCCGCTCCAACGCTAACGCTTTGCCAGTCCATCCTAAAAGGGCCGGCCATGGATTTGGTCATCCAGAAAGCGACCGAACTTGGAGTAAACGGCATCTACCCGGTCATGACCGAGCGGTCAGTAGTCGAGATCTCAATCAAAAAGGGCGAGGATAAGGTAAATCGCTGGCAAAGGATAGCCATCGAGGCCTCCAAGCAGTCTAAGCGCCTTCATATTCCAAAGGTATTCCCCATCATGGGAGTAAACTATCTTAAATCGGTCATCTCATCTTTGGATTTTACGATATTGTTTTGGGAGGAAGAGAGGCTCAAGACCGTAAAGCAAATAAGAGATGAGAGTGGAAAACCTTCATCTATCGGGGTTATCATCGGCCCCGAGGGCGGTTTTCCAGAGGGTGAGGTCGATCTCATAAAGGGCCTCGGCGCCAAGGTTGCAACTCTTGGCAAGAACATCTTGAAAGCCGAGACGGCCGCCATCGTCGCCCTTGCCGTCATCGCCCACGAGTTTGGGGGCGACCCTTGA
- the mtaB gene encoding tRNA (N(6)-L-threonylcarbamoyladenosine(37)-C(2))-methylthiotransferase MtaB codes for MRESLRFAAATLGCKVNQYETDRIAKKLLNAGISEVSFSSLADLYIINTCKVTGETEAKSRKIIRRASRINPKALVVVTGCYSPADEGCLLAEVGADLFIENSNKDSLAEVALAHPKIRGLLSDSEKGVKGTKPRTRALLKVQDGCDQHCSYCVIPFTRGAPKSRDQKSIILEAQELAQSGAREIVLTGVNLGSFGRNRPEEDCLESLIENVCKIDKIERIRLSSIELSDISDRLISLMGEGSKLCRHLHIPLQSGSDNVLRAMNRNYTADQFLERILTLKARIEDIAITTDIMVGFPGETEADFERTLALAEAVSFAKVHVFKFSSREGTEAAAITARVDSPTKNERSRRLIELAGKMMGSFLARFIERRMKVLVETFNGEDGSVIGSTDNYLKVAATGNQKMVGNIIEMRILARSCDKLSAEVL; via the coding sequence TTGAGAGAGAGCTTAAGATTTGCCGCGGCGACGCTCGGTTGCAAGGTGAATCAGTACGAGACCGATAGAATAGCAAAGAAGCTCTTGAATGCGGGGATATCCGAGGTCAGCTTCTCATCTCTAGCTGACCTATACATCATAAATACCTGCAAGGTCACGGGGGAGACCGAGGCCAAGTCGAGAAAGATAATCCGGCGGGCCTCTAGAATTAACCCCAAAGCCCTGGTCGTTGTGACCGGCTGCTATTCGCCGGCCGACGAAGGTTGCTTGCTGGCTGAAGTGGGTGCCGATCTCTTCATAGAAAACAGCAACAAGGACTCCCTTGCCGAGGTAGCCTTGGCCCATCCTAAGATCCGAGGATTATTATCGGACAGCGAAAAGGGTGTTAAAGGGACCAAGCCAAGAACTAGGGCTCTTCTTAAGGTTCAGGACGGTTGCGACCAACACTGTTCCTACTGCGTTATACCCTTTACAAGGGGCGCGCCAAAGAGCCGTGACCAAAAGAGTATAATCCTAGAGGCTCAAGAGTTGGCCCAAAGCGGCGCAAGAGAGATCGTCTTGACGGGGGTAAATCTGGGTTCATTTGGTCGCAACCGTCCGGAAGAAGATTGTCTTGAGAGTCTCATCGAGAACGTCTGCAAAATAGACAAGATCGAAAGGATTAGGCTGAGTTCAATAGAGTTAAGCGATATAAGCGATCGTCTCATATCCTTGATGGGGGAGGGCTCCAAGCTTTGCAGACACCTTCACATACCTCTTCAGAGCGGCTCAGACAACGTTTTAAGGGCGATGAATAGAAACTACACAGCCGATCAGTTTCTCGAGCGGATATTGACCCTCAAGGCTCGGATAGAAGATATCGCCATCACTACCGATATCATGGTCGGGTTTCCGGGCGAAACCGAAGCCGATTTCGAGCGGACTCTCGCCCTGGCTGAGGCGGTATCCTTTGCCAAAGTACATGTCTTCAAATTCTCATCGAGGGAGGGGACAGAAGCGGCCGCCATCACTGCCAGAGTCGATTCACCCACAAAGAACGAGCGCTCCAGACGGCTGATCGAGCTGGCTGGTAAGATGATGGGCTCCTTTTTAGCCAGATTCATCGAAAGGAGAATGAAGGTTTTGGTTGAAACCTTTAATGGTGAAGACGGCTCGGTTATCGGCTCGACCGATAACTATCTTAAGGTGGCGGCGACCGGCAATCAAAAGATGGTTGGCAACATCATTGAAATGAGGATACTGGCCCGATCTTGCGACAAATTATCTGCCGAGGTATTGTAA